AGCGTAGCTCATTACTCCCAGCTCTCAGCTAACCTTATCTTACTGTTTACAATTCTAATATACATTAACATATTAAATTGGGTTGACGTAacgtcataatataattatcagACAGCTAATGGATCTATTAAACTAGTCACTAAGTATGTCGGTCGATCTGTGCACTTGAAATAATTAAACACTCTACTAtcatttaggtaggtaggtactccaaAAAGGTATTAAACTGAGTTTAGGAAATTTCTATATTTATAGATAATTATATAATGTGGTTATGTATCACAGATGGTGTTCAAGGGTCATTCTACAAAAATCTCATTCCCCTGGCCATACCTATTCTCAAATTCCTAGGAAATTACGCTTTATTAGCATCTCGTTTTGGTGACTGTGTAACTTGTGCCAAGTTCCATCTACAACCAAAACAGCTAAGCGGAATATATTGGGAATGTGCGAATAGTTATAGCCAGGGGAATGAGAGTAGAATGACCCTCCAATAACCCTTCAAAAATCTTAGTTTGCTTTATGGAAAACCAAAAATCGCTCAAGCAGTAAGTGTCGGCTATGCATACATATCGCAagcatacttatacatataggtaagtaattatgaaaaaaagtaAAGGTCACTTACTTATATGCATCGTCGACTATGTGCAGAAAATCAAACACATCTTGTATGAAAATTACATTCTTATACACAACATCAATATCCAGTTTTCTTGGTTTTTCTATATATTTCACTTCCTTAGGAGAAAATAACTTCAGCGCTGCTTTAATCTGagaataaatacaaaattttgtaaTAGGTCCTGTACTTGTAGTATGTAATTTGTTGTAATTATACTATGTTTATGCTGGCTAAGTAGATAATATGTTgctattttttatatttgttgaaGTACACATCCGCAGTCCGCAGTCAGAATTGAAATTTGCGACACCCAGTATCTTGATTATGATACATTAGTGATACATTACATTACTGTATATTATGCTAGAGCGCCTAAGCCGAATCAAGTTAATGTTGAAAGAACTCACTGGACTCCATACTATAGACATCTGCAATAGGACCCTTGGATGATTTCCTTTGGCACTGTTTCTTTTATTCTTATCTTTAAGCGCGAACCATCGCAACTCGCCATTCGTTATCCTAAATAAAGGTATGGATACTTTGCCTAGGTGCTCGATACCAAAGGAGCTTTTGAGCGAGCTGTCTTTTATTTTCACATCCAGTGTTGAGGTGATATCGTAGACGTCACTGTAAAAGAATATCAGATATTTCTTCTATTATGCATAATATTTAGGTGTAACAATCATTGGAAAATTCAACCACAACTCGTTCTATTATTTCCAAATTCGTATTGGCTGTTACTGGGGCAGAAATCAGAACTATATATTACCTTGATGCTAAAGAAATTCTTGCGGGAAAATACGGTACTTAATCAATAATTTGATTTTTCCAATGTTGTTACGGCTGATGTATGCGGTAGGATAGAGATAGAGAATGATGACAATAATTGATCGACAAATTGGAGGCGGCAACACATcgataattatttaggtacttaggtactcaCAATGTATATCTTTTGTTCCATACAGGCTCGCTACTAGAATGTATACTGTGTGTTTGCACTCTCTGATTGTGTAATTCCAAGGTGCAATATGCATTTGGTTTGGAGCTCAAGCCCCGTGCTGCTACGGCAGTCACGTGCAGTTGCCCGACTAGTTTCAGATCGTTCTGGAATATaacattaggtacatattattaaaCCGGAGACATTCTGTCTTATTTTAAGTGAACTAGTTTTGGAAAATCTTATATACCTAGTGTCTTCTGAACGCTAGTCTTGGCCGTTACGCCTCAGCTACTATAAGCATGTACACAAAAACCACTCACGCTTTTATTTTTCAACGAAACACCTGAATCCATAGCTTCAGTAGTCAAGGGGTCGTCGCGAACGGTGCACATTGTAACACATAAATGGATTTCACCGAAGCCATCGTCCAACTCCAGGCGCAGTTCATGTGTCCTTTCCTTGTCCAACGTCGTCAAATCCACCACACAGCTGCACACATAATAAGTtgccgattttttttaaataactttattGCCTATCCTATCATACGGGGTAAGGCCGGTATCACTAGCGAATACAAAAATAGACTCCTCATTTTAACACTCTCACAGACTTTTAATTGAAACTAGGTATATTCAAAccgttaaattttaaaatagtgtTAAACAGCAGTTAAAGTGCAAACAACTTATCTCGTCATCGATTCTGTACATATATTTTAGAAGTATTGAACTTGGTTATGATTGTATAGTATAGTACCCACACCCTGTAAAAATTCGTTCAATTACTAAATTGCACATAGAAGAAATGCTACAAGAACCAagtttataaaattaatatacgtACCTGCCCATGAAATTCTTCTGTTTGTCTTTATCCCATAAGGAGACCTTTAACAAGTGGTCTCTGTAAATATGGAGTTGAAACCGTTCTTTCCATTCAGGTTGCTGCGATCTAGCAACGGACTTTGTTTTATGTATTTCGGTCCCCAATCTGTCAATGTAATCAGTCATCAATTAGTTCAATTACACCATATTCTTATCAATATATACGGCTATAATATTTTGTTACTACTTACCtgacttacctacttactagcTGCGGACAGACAGTCTGGGTCTCACTGGGGTAGgatggatctcggggcagaggaagaccgaaacggagatggcgggacgaccttgacacattttgtaaagagtggcgggagtgtgcatcggataggaccaaatggcgggaaagaggggagacatttgcccagcagtggggcactcctataggctaataaaaaaataaaaatcttaccTGATCTTACAGTACACcgaacttttgtccgaagtttTTGGTAGAGCTTTAGCTTGCACGACCGTTACTGTAACTAGCGTGTTCCATCTTCTCTTTTTACCGAACTCTCTGGCATAATCCCCTGACGATGACGAGTCCTGAAATAATAGAGTAATTATGATTTATGAGCACAAACGAGTACTGAGATTCGGGCATCCAGTGCACAGATAAAATGTGGTTTTATTTTACGTGCCCCATAAAACATTAGTAAATTAGAGCAATGAAtataataggtatgtataaacAAAGTAAAACATTTACCTTTCCATAGTTAGAAACGCTTCCCACTGATGACGCAGATCTATTCCTGATTGTCCTTTTGGGTGCTACCGCGTTTAAAAAAGTACTTGGACGCCACCTACCGATAAAATAAACCTTAACATGGACAATAGCAAGGACATGAAATGTGTAAGTACCAAcgttcatattattattattttatttattttgggtATGAATacccaaaataaataaaattacgacTTGTATACTATACTCAAAAAATATTGATACGAAGTGGGGAAGTTAGTATTGGTAATTACATGCTGAATGGTCTATGTGTATTTCGATATACTATGCCACTGTCGCTGTCTTGACTGGTAACATCCGACAGCCGGTGCCCTAAACCCCCATTAGGGATCGCGGAAACTTCCTGGTCCATGTCCCGGATCTAGTGTTAACTCCACTATCTAATAATCAGCGAGCGACACATTAAAACAAAGCGTCCGTCTTGTGTTATACGTGTCAATCGAGTGTTTTAATGAGTTAATATATGTTTCTATTCAAGCAACGACTGATAAGAATAGCGGCTAATCGAGTAATTGATACCAACTTTAAACAAACTATCCATAATTTATCAGTATGATGTCAAATTTTATCACTGAGGGACATTCAAAACaacatattaatattaatttataaaatacaatgCAACGACCGCATGACATGCAAAGTTATCTTATTATATCAGCAATAAACCAGCAGGACTAGAGGTAGACTAAACAGTAGGGTCACTAGGTAGCTGGTAcgagtaaataataatttaaataaatggtAAAAATAACCTGGTTTAATAACATTGTGGCAAAATTCAACCGATCTCGATCATAATAAAGTTCTTCAAGAGCCACAGTGCACAAAGAGTACATATTATACCTATagtctaatataatataatattcaaTCTACTACCTATACCTTTGAAAGACTTCAGCAGATTTGCATGAGGGCTACTAGCTGCCACTTCGTTATTGAGAGTGTCGCTCATGCTTTCAGGTGAATGCATCTGTAAAAAGATTTCTTATATCGAGATCACGCTATAATCTTGCTTATGAATCCGCGCAATAGTAAAACGTAGGTACATTCGGTACGAGTATGACATGTCACAtgtcatacctacctacctatcatGATAATGAGTATAATGACGAAGTTATACAAATAAATGGAAAAAGAACGaattggaaactcgaataaaCTTTATTGTCATCAAGAAATATTAGACCAAAATGGCACCAACTCACTATACACATTTGTATTCCTTTCGTTTTACCATGCTACTTACACTCTGATTAAGTGATTACTTACATCTCGAAAACATTCATTGATGGATGGTATACGATGTGTAAAATTGACAAGGTTCTAATTTCGCTTTGAGATAGTGTCATACATCATAACCAATTACGAATTTACGATGCATAGGTAGTGCATAATTTGTTTTCACATCACCAATCCGAAAAAGAGATTTTTCTTCCCTACTAGGAGGGATCAAattggcacttttcttccctgctaggagggaacAAAGTAACACTATTCTGTTCTATGATAttctatttttacatttatttgcacttttttttagcctaaataatatttttcaacgTCATAATTACCTCTTAGCCACCACCAGGTACGCTCAGTATTCTGCTTTAGACTCCCTCGCTACTCTCGGGGTTCCATTATAGAATCCTTCGCTTCGtttaggattcaatgtacgccctcgccgtaaatatgtcattttgctACCTTGTGACACCATCTGCtatttccgtcgtattttttcgTTTTTGTCATGCTACTCGTACCTACTCAAAACTTCTAGTTTATCCACTGGAGCCgccatggcgtctccgttggttatatcctctaattTTATCCATTtctttacacacttgtcctgtttatgagattcaggtattaataaattcacgtaCTTTATCAAAGTTATACGCAAACGTTAGaactagtaaaataataatataataaaaaatctaaatattaatagagcaccaacctactaaattgtttacgacttataaacattgcagtttttcgttaggggctattcataaagtacgtcatttcaaattagggggggggggggtctggacattggatgatggtagcatgacgtaggaggaaacggggtcattcgaagcatgacttttggatgattttagggagggggggtcaaaaatcgtcaaaaatcgatgacgtaatttatggacagccccttatacaaacgcttcacgtcgacttcgcacattgttataattatttacgagcttaaataattgtagtttgcggacctcactcggtatagtcattattaatattatttaaaataaaccccatataaaccgcgaacaatttgaatgaatgacaaaTTTTAATGACAAcagacttttagctttttttttcaatcatagacaacaatgaaatatctgtcaacaatatttggtaagccagagcggctaccgcggaaaccgaaattcgcaaattgcggggatctttctcttttactccaatgaaggcgtaataagagtgacagagaaaaatgcccgcaatttgcgaacttcgatttttgcggttatagcccagactctataatataggtactttttgTACTCCTTGCCAGTAGAATCCATTTGCCATGAttcggtgcggtgcggtagtctgttacggctattACTTACTCGGTGTTAACTTATGCTTTGTCTGTGgagattttttttgttatctTTAAAAGTGCCATCTCTTGTTGAGTAGCAGAACTAAGAATGCAGCAGTGAATCCCTAGGTGGCGCTAAGTGCTTAAGCGGCATGGCAAGCGTTTCGATTTTTGTCTGTGGTTTGTTATAGTTCCCATTTTGCGTTGGTTTTGGTGAAGTGGAATTGCGCTAAAGCATTTTTATGTAGTATTGAAGCATTAGAATTAAACAAAAATGGAGAAAAGAAAGGAATCTTTAAGTGACATAAAACTGTGTAGGTTCTGTTTAACTCAGGACTCATCATTGACCAGTTTATATGATCGAAGTCGGGACCCCATATTGGTGACTCTTCCTTTGAAAATTATGGCATGCGTTTCAATCGAGGTAAATAcaggatttttttaattaaatagttCTTAATATTCTAAAATTCATCGTATAGCTTAGTGACTAGAAGCCGCTATGAAATTACTGGGTAGTTTACCGACAATGAAATGGCGTTGGACGCTTTAAAAAAGCATTTGATCAGAGTAACTGGCATACACGTATAGTTTATTTAATATTAGATATAGACATATTATAATAAacgaagttttattttatattttactattgTTCAAAGTATTGATCAACTTAGCAAGCTTTTATGAAGTAAGTTGCTTGGTGCATCCTAACCGCCATCTAGCGAAATGTATActcttacaaaaatattttttaattataatgtttatcTAATTTCTGAATAAAAATCTTATTTTTGTCAGTTGCTTAAATTAGAGTTAAACATTAATCAAatccttatatttatttttattcaatttaaCCTGATGCAAATTAATAGTAATAATTTACTTGAGCATtcaaatacataattaatagAGCACAAGACCCACCAACTAATTAAACAGGTTGTAAACTATACTTACAATTACTATGTTTCATCCTGGTTTAGTTTGTCCTCCTAGTGAGAAAGGTAGATTGCagttatttaacacattcatagGCAATAACTCgctgagtaggtaggtaggttttaTATAGGAAAAGGGTGCTTGCAGTGTTAAATAAAAGCTATTAACGCTATGCCATCTCGAGTAACCACATAGCCATCCATTAGAATGCATCTGCGAATGTAATAGGATGAACAGGAaagtggaatgtttaaaatgACCATATAATTTAAGATATGCT
Above is a window of Cydia splendana chromosome Z, ilCydSple1.2, whole genome shotgun sequence DNA encoding:
- the LOC134804459 gene encoding multiple C2 and transmembrane domain-containing protein-like translates to MDQEVSAIPNGGLGHRLSDVTSQDSDSGIVYRNTHRPFSMWRPSTFLNAVAPKRTIRNRSASSVGSVSNYGKDSSSSGDYAREFGKKRRWNTLVTVTVVQAKALPKTSDKSSVYCKIRLGTEIHKTKSVARSQQPEWKERFQLHIYRDHLLKVSLWDKDKQKNFMGSCVVDLTTLDKERTHELRLELDDGFGEIHLCVTMCTVRDDPLTTEAMDSGVSLKNKSNDLKLVGQLHVTAVAARGLSSKPNAYCTLELHNQRVQTHSIHSSSEPVWNKRYTFDVYDITSTLDVKIKDSSLKSSFGIEHLGKVSIPLFRITNGELRWFALKDKNKRNSAKGNHPRVLLQMSIVWSPIKAALKLFSPKEVKYIEKPRKLDIDVVYKNVIFIQDVFDFLHIVDDAYKRFLEWDNQELSLLALVGWLVFWFYFRPWTIPLLLLAPFVLQIIVGRTSDDKVLVTSYREYGDESLLNTTERHDKSLPGKIKTLPEVSIKIIDNIELVVSFAERIYNLATFKVPFLSYVTMVLLCGASFAVYFISINYMMMVFGTYKFFRKHLNPSRKPNNDLIDFISRIPDNEIWKDWKELGVPEPMRRCSERSSEQNKLVRSVSGPGPTTELGPL